The DNA segment ATATAGAATAAAACATTTAAAATCGATTTTTGTTGTATTTTTAAATTGTCTATTATTTTTAAAATTGACTCTCTTTTCAAACTGGTTACACGAAAGTATAGACTTACACTTGCAGCCAACGTATGTGTAAATGCATATTGTGTTTATATCTATTATGTCGACATTTGTTTAATTATCAGTTATTGAGTTATTTATGTTCCGTAATTTGGTCTAAAGGGCTTTTTATATTTGCAAGAGATCGTTTGCTTACATGTGTGTAAATTTCTGTTGTGGTACTCGATACATGACCTAAAAACGTTTGAATGTATCTAAGGTCGACACCATGTTCTAATAAATGAGTTGCAAATGAGTTGCAAATGAGTGGCGTAGCATATGTGGAGTCACCTTTTTGTTTATTCCTATTTTTACAACATCCATCTTCCGGTGTTGTGCTAAAGAGAGGATTATTTTGGGCTTTACAGGCATCAAATCATGTTTTTATATATACAAATATATAAAATCTGTTTATATCCAAGTGTTTGTAAATTCTATTTTTGTGGGGTGATGAAGTTAATCTCTGTCGTCAATTTGGAAAAAACGGTCTATACCCACCCTGTGAAAACGGCCATACCCGTTCACTTTTTTTAATCAGCTATGAATTTACAAAAAATTATTCATTCTGTTATTTACGCCTTGTATCTCCTTTAAGATCGAAGCGGTATGCGGTATGTACGATTCTACCCATAATGGCATCGGCAGCCGCAGTGTTCGACAACATTACATCGTACCAGCCTACAACCTTTAACTGGCGCATGATAATAGTGGAATTTCTTGCGTGTTGGTCTTCAATAAGCTCCATAAATTCCAGTAACTGTTGGCCATCCATTTTTCTTACAGCAAAATCATCAATGATGAGCAGATCCATTGGCTCATTCGTTTAGGTTTTCCTGCCATAATCGGCATCAGTTAGTAGTTATGACTCCAAAAGTAGAACATAGAAGTTCTCAGTTATAAAATTCTATATTTAAGATTTTTCTATTAATAGTTATCTTTCATTTGAATATTAAACTATCAATAAAACGACCGCAGGGCAGGCCAGAACAATAGCCCCGGGGCCGGCGTTGGCGAGAGAGCTTCAAGGGCGCACTCGAGGTGGTAGTGTGGCTGGCCTAGCGCGAAAGAAGAGTGTGCAGGATGGAATTGGAGCTCGGTGCGGATTGATAGCGATCTATTGTTCTAGACTTTTTTGGTCCTTTTTGTGGCAATGACAAAAAGGACATGACG comes from the Saccharicrinis fermentans DSM 9555 = JCM 21142 genome and includes:
- a CDS encoding tyrosine-type recombinase/integrase, whose amino-acid sequence is MCNSFATHLLEHGVDLRYIQTFLGHVSSTTTEIYTHVSKRSLANIKSPLDQITEHK
- a CDS encoding ATP-binding protein, with the protein product MDLLIIDDFAVRKMDGQQLLEFMELIEDQHARNSTIIMRQLKVVGWYDVMLSNTAAADAIMGRIVHTAYRFDLKGDTRRK